The following proteins come from a genomic window of Streptococcus oralis:
- a CDS encoding phosphopentomutase, whose translation MSKFNRIHLVVLDSVGIGAAPDANNFVNAGVPDGASDTLGHISKTVGLNVPNMAKIGLGNIPRETPLKTVPAESNPTGYATKLEEVSLGKDTMTGHWEIMGLNITEPFDTFWNGFPEEILTKIEEFSGRKVIREANKPYSGTAVIDDFGPRQMETGELIIYTSADPVLQIAAHEDIIPLDELYRICEYARSITLERPALLGRIIARPYVGEPGNFIRTANRRDLAVSPFAPTVLDKLNEAGIDTYAVGKINDIFNGAGINHDMGHNKSNSHGIDTLLKTMGLAEFEKGFSFTNLVDFDALYGHRRNAHGYRDCLHEFDERLPEIIAAMRENDLLLITADHGNDPTYAGTDHTREYIPLLAYSPSFKGNGVIPVGHFADISATVADNFGVETAMIGESFLVKLV comes from the coding sequence ATGTCAAAATTTAATCGTATTCACTTGGTGGTACTGGATTCCGTGGGAATCGGTGCTGCGCCAGATGCCAATAACTTTGTCAATGCAGGGGTTCCAGACGGAGCTTCTGACACACTGGGACACATTTCAAAAACAGTTGGTTTGAATGTGCCAAACATGGCTAAAATCGGTCTAGGAAATATTCCTCGTGAAACGCCTCTGAAGACGGTACCGGCAGAAAGCAATCCAACTGGATATGCAACTAAATTAGAGGAAGTATCTCTTGGTAAGGATACCATGACTGGACACTGGGAAATCATGGGACTCAACATTACGGAGCCTTTTGATACTTTCTGGAACGGATTCCCAGAAGAAATTTTGACAAAAATCGAAGAATTCTCAGGGCGCAAGGTCATTCGTGAAGCCAATAAACCTTACTCAGGAACTGCTGTTATCGATGATTTTGGACCACGTCAGATGGAAACTGGGGAGTTGATTATCTATACTTCAGCTGATCCTGTTTTGCAAATTGCTGCCCACGAAGACATCATTCCTTTGGATGAACTCTACCGTATCTGTGAATACGCTCGTTCGATTACCCTTGAACGTCCTGCCCTTCTAGGCCGTATCATTGCCCGTCCTTATGTGGGTGAGCCAGGTAACTTCATTCGTACGGCAAATCGTCGTGACTTGGCCGTCTCTCCATTTGCCCCAACTGTTTTGGATAAATTGAATGAGGCTGGTATCGATACTTATGCTGTGGGTAAAATCAATGATATCTTTAACGGTGCAGGAATCAATCATGACATGGGCCACAACAAGTCAAATAGTCACGGAATTGACACACTATTGAAAACTATGGGACTTGCTGAATTTGAAAAAGGATTCTCTTTCACAAACTTGGTTGACTTTGATGCCCTTTACGGCCACCGTCGCAATGCTCATGGTTACCGTGATTGCTTGCATGAGTTTGATGAACGCTTGCCTGAAATTATCGCAGCCATGAGAGAGAACGACCTTCTCTTGATTACAGCGGACCATGGAAATGACCCAACCTATGCTGGAACTGACCACACTCGTGAATATATCCCACTTTTAGCTTACAGCCCTAGCTTTAAGGGAAATGGTGTCATTCCGGTTGGACATTTTGCAGATATCTCAGCGACAGTTGCGGATAACTTTGGTGTTGAAACTGCCATGATTGGGGAAAGTTTCTTAGTTAAATTGGTATAA
- a CDS encoding ABC transporter ATP-binding protein, which translates to MTALIEMNQVTKTYGEGKMKVVALHETNFQLNAGEFVAIVGPSGSGKTTFLTTLGQLQEASSGKILVKGKETGSLTEKEKTDLRFREFGFILQASNLIPFLTVKEQLDLIDRLDKGKNSKSDRKELFELLDLEKVKDHYPKALSGGERQRAAIARALYNNPSIVLADEPTASLDTQRAYQVTEMLAAIAHEQGRGVVMITHDTRLLDKVDRIYVMNDGHLVEETQA; encoded by the coding sequence ATGACAGCATTGATAGAAATGAATCAAGTGACAAAAACCTACGGGGAAGGAAAGATGAAAGTCGTAGCCCTGCATGAGACGAATTTTCAGCTAAATGCGGGAGAGTTCGTAGCTATCGTTGGACCTTCAGGTTCTGGAAAGACGACCTTTCTAACAACTCTAGGACAACTACAGGAAGCATCGAGTGGAAAGATTCTAGTCAAGGGGAAGGAAACAGGTAGTTTGACGGAGAAGGAGAAAACAGACCTCCGTTTTAGAGAGTTTGGCTTCATTCTTCAGGCTTCAAACTTAATTCCATTTCTAACGGTCAAGGAACAGCTGGATTTGATTGACAGACTAGATAAGGGAAAAAATAGTAAAAGTGATCGAAAAGAACTCTTTGAGTTGTTGGATTTGGAAAAAGTAAAAGATCATTATCCCAAAGCTCTATCTGGTGGTGAACGTCAACGTGCGGCGATTGCTAGAGCGCTTTATAACAATCCGAGCATCGTTCTTGCAGATGAGCCGACAGCTAGTCTGGATACCCAGCGTGCCTACCAAGTAACGGAGATGTTGGCTGCCATTGCCCATGAACAAGGTAGAGGAGTTGTCATGATTACACATGATACACGCCTTCTTGATAAGGTCGACCGTATCTATGTTATGAATGATGGCCACCTAGTTGAAGAAACACAGGCATAA
- the deoD gene encoding purine-nucleoside phosphorylase — translation MSIHIAAKQGEIADKILLPGDPLRAKFIAENFLEDAVCFNEVRNMFGYTGTYKGHRVSVMGTGMGMPSISIYARELIVDYGVKKLIRVGTAGSLNEDVHVRELVLAQAAATNSNIIRNDWPQYDFPQIASFDLLDKAYHIAKELGMTTHVGNVLSSDVFYSNYFEKNIELGKWGVKAVEMEAAALYYLAAQHHVDALAIMTISDSLVNPDEDTTAEERQNTFTDMMKVGLETLIAE, via the coding sequence ATGTCTATCCATATTGCTGCTAAGCAGGGTGAAATTGCTGATAAAATTCTTCTTCCGGGGGATCCTCTTCGTGCGAAATTTATTGCGGAGAACTTCCTTGAAGATGCTGTTTGTTTTAACGAAGTGCGTAACATGTTTGGCTACACTGGTACTTACAAGGGTCACCGTGTATCTGTCATGGGAACTGGGATGGGAATGCCATCTATTTCGATTTATGCGCGTGAGTTGATTGTGGACTACGGTGTGAAAAAATTGATCCGTGTGGGAACTGCTGGTTCTTTGAATGAAGATGTCCACGTCCGTGAATTGGTTTTGGCACAAGCAGCTGCAACCAACTCAAATATCATCCGCAACGACTGGCCACAGTATGATTTCCCACAAATCGCTAGCTTTGATTTGTTAGACAAGGCCTACCATATCGCCAAAGAACTTGGTATGACCACCCACGTTGGGAACGTTTTGTCGTCAGATGTCTTTTACTCAAACTACTTTGAAAAGAACATCGAGCTTGGTAAATGGGGAGTCAAAGCTGTGGAAATGGAAGCAGCAGCCCTTTACTACTTGGCTGCCCAACACCACGTCGATGCACTTGCTATCATGACCATTTCTGATAGCTTGGTCAATCCTGATGAAGACACTACTGCAGAAGAACGCCAAAATACCTTCACTGATATGATGAAGGTTGGTTTGGAAACCTTGATTGCAGAGTAA
- a CDS encoding chloride channel protein encodes MLIELRKIFLKIPYNFRLFIAVILQGIVSGLSGIFLHYLLEMAEGLAFGQSEHHNGFLTDGVSSSRIGLSLIIVGLSSSLVWYFLQKRSKIYSIKDQMKDETSQYKLHFLRQLFHSIWQIIAVGGGAPIGKEAAPREIGALFAGPIGKICTLSMKDRIFLLACGAGAGLAAVYQVPLTSVFFVFETLGITLSIKRFVLVGLTTYVSTYIAGLVISDHALYQLPTISWSLKEVWIVPLLLLFLTPLAWLFGRSSKEVSSNRIKDKRILLTLPSAFLFLVGLASYFPHLLGNGRMMAQEILNGSSGQTVLLMFFLKAVVVLIILWAGAYGGTLTPSFALGMAGAALLGMILGLDSQPTVLLLGSVCFLSVTLRAPISATGLVIGFTGLGLDSIPYLLLTAFLAYGFAKVLDRFPWASILCKMSKNKVIR; translated from the coding sequence ATGTTAATAGAATTGAGGAAAATTTTTCTAAAAATCCCTTATAATTTTAGATTATTCATAGCAGTAATTCTGCAAGGAATAGTTTCGGGTTTATCTGGTATATTTCTCCATTATCTTTTAGAGATGGCGGAGGGGCTAGCTTTTGGTCAGTCAGAGCATCATAATGGATTTTTGACAGATGGAGTTTCCTCTTCACGGATAGGACTAAGTTTAATAATCGTGGGTCTTAGCTCGTCCTTAGTCTGGTACTTCTTGCAAAAAAGGTCGAAGATTTATTCCATCAAAGATCAGATGAAGGATGAGACTTCACAATACAAGCTTCATTTTTTAAGACAGCTATTTCATTCAATTTGGCAGATTATTGCAGTTGGAGGGGGAGCACCTATTGGCAAAGAAGCTGCACCACGAGAGATTGGAGCCCTATTTGCAGGTCCAATTGGAAAAATATGTACACTGTCTATGAAGGATCGTATCTTTCTCCTTGCTTGTGGTGCTGGTGCTGGTTTAGCAGCTGTCTATCAGGTTCCATTAACAAGTGTTTTCTTCGTTTTTGAGACTCTAGGAATTACTTTATCTATCAAGCGATTTGTCTTAGTCGGTTTGACTACCTATGTGTCTACCTATATAGCAGGCTTGGTTATTTCAGATCATGCTCTTTACCAGCTTCCAACTATCTCATGGTCATTAAAGGAAGTGTGGATTGTCCCTTTATTACTTCTTTTCTTAACCCCCCTAGCTTGGCTTTTTGGTCGTTCAAGTAAAGAAGTGTCTTCAAACAGGATAAAAGATAAACGAATACTTCTCACTTTGCCCTCAGCTTTTCTGTTTCTTGTTGGTCTGGCAAGTTATTTTCCACATCTACTTGGCAATGGACGCATGATGGCTCAGGAAATTTTAAATGGTAGCAGTGGTCAAACAGTGCTTCTTATGTTTTTCCTAAAAGCAGTGGTCGTTCTTATTATCCTTTGGGCAGGGGCCTATGGCGGTACTCTTACACCATCTTTTGCCTTGGGGATGGCTGGAGCTGCTCTCTTGGGCATGATTCTAGGTTTGGACAGTCAGCCAACCGTTTTACTTTTGGGATCTGTTTGTTTTTTATCTGTGACCTTGAGGGCGCCCATTTCTGCAACCGGATTAGTTATAGGTTTCACTGGGTTAGGTTTAGATTCTATTCCGTATCTCTTACTAACAGCTTTCCTAGCTTATGGTTTTGCAAAAGTGTTAGACCGTTTTCCTTGGGCTAGTATACTGTGTAAGATGTCAAAGAATAAAGTAATTAGGTAG
- a CDS encoding purine-nucleoside phosphorylase, producing MTFLDKINETAAFLKDKGIQAPEFGLILGSGLGELAEEIENPVVVDYADIPNWGRSTVVGHAGKLVYGDLAGRKVLALQGRFHFYEGNPLEVVTFPVRVMKVLGCEGVIVTNAAGGIGFGPGTLMAISDHINMTGQNPLMGENLDDFGPRFPDMSKAYTPEYRATAHEVAKKLGIKLDEGVYIGVTGPTYETPAEIRAYKTLGADAVGMSTVPEVIVAAHSGLKVLGISCITNHAAGFQEELNHEEVVEVTERVKGNFKGLLKAILAEL from the coding sequence ATGACATTTTTAGATAAAATCAATGAAACAGCTGCCTTCCTGAAAGACAAGGGAATCCAAGCGCCTGAGTTCGGTCTAATCCTTGGATCAGGACTTGGAGAATTGGCAGAAGAAATCGAAAATCCAGTTGTAGTAGACTATGCAGATATTCCAAACTGGGGCCGCTCTACAGTCGTCGGTCACGCCGGGAAATTGGTATATGGTGACCTTGCAGGTCGAAAAGTCTTGGCTCTTCAGGGTCGTTTCCATTTCTACGAGGGAAATCCTCTTGAAGTCGTGACTTTCCCAGTACGTGTGATGAAAGTTCTCGGATGTGAAGGTGTCATTGTAACCAATGCAGCTGGCGGTATTGGATTTGGTCCTGGTACCTTGATGGCTATCTCAGACCATATCAATATGACGGGGCAGAACCCATTGATGGGTGAAAACTTGGATGATTTTGGTCCACGTTTCCCAGATATGTCTAAAGCCTACACTCCAGAATATCGTGCTACTGCCCATGAAGTGGCTAAGAAACTTGGTATCAAGCTTGATGAAGGTGTCTATATTGGTGTAACAGGTCCGACTTATGAAACACCTGCAGAAATTCGTGCCTATAAGACATTGGGAGCAGATGCAGTTGGTATGTCCACTGTTCCTGAAGTTATTGTGGCCGCTCACTCAGGCTTGAAAGTTCTAGGAATTTCATGTATCACTAATCATGCTGCTGGTTTCCAAGAAGAACTTAACCACGAAGAAGTTGTAGAAGTGACAGAGCGTGTCAAAGGTAACTTCAAAGGCTTGCTTAAAGCGATTCTTGCAGAATTGTAA
- a CDS encoding peptidase U32 family protein, translating into MEKIIITATAESIEQVEQLLEAGVDRIYVGEKDFGLRMPTTFSHEELRTIAKLVHEAGKELIVAVNALMHQDMMDRIKPFLDFLEEIKTDYITVGDAGVFYVVNRDGYSFKTIYDASTMVTSSRQINFWGQKAGASEAVLAREIPSAELFKMPEILEIPAEVLVYGASVIHHSKRPLLQNYYNFTHIDDEKTRKRDLFLAEPSDPESHYSIFEDNHGTHIFANNDLDLMTKLTELVEHGFTHWKLEGLYTPGQNFVEIAKLFIQARGLIQEVNFSHDQAFLLDEEVRKLHPKNRFLDTGFYDYDPDMVK; encoded by the coding sequence ATGGAAAAGATTATCATTACAGCAACTGCTGAAAGTATTGAACAAGTTGAACAGTTACTTGAAGCTGGCGTAGACCGTATCTATGTTGGTGAGAAAGATTTTGGTCTTCGTATGCCAACAACCTTCAGTCATGAAGAGTTACGCACCATCGCTAAGCTCGTTCATGAGGCAGGCAAGGAATTGATTGTTGCGGTTAATGCCCTCATGCACCAAGATATGATGGACCGCATCAAACCTTTCCTAGACTTCTTGGAAGAAATCAAGACAGACTATATCACTGTTGGGGATGCAGGTGTTTTCTACGTGGTAAACCGTGATGGTTATTCCTTTAAAACCATCTACGATGCTTCAACTATGGTGACAAGCAGTCGTCAGATTAACTTCTGGGGTCAAAAGGCTGGCGCATCTGAGGCTGTTTTGGCGCGTGAAATTCCATCTGCTGAACTCTTCAAGATGCCCGAGATTTTGGAAATTCCTGCTGAAGTGTTGGTTTACGGAGCTAGCGTCATCCACCATTCTAAGCGTCCGCTCTTGCAAAACTACTATAACTTTACGCATATCGATGATGAAAAAACACGCAAACGTGATCTCTTCTTGGCAGAGCCAAGTGACCCAGAGAGCCACTATTCCATTTTTGAAGACAATCATGGTACCCACATCTTTGCCAACAATGACCTTGATTTGATGACCAAATTGACAGAACTGGTCGAGCATGGTTTTACTCATTGGAAGCTAGAAGGTCTCTACACCCCAGGTCAAAATTTTGTAGAAATTGCCAAACTCTTTATTCAAGCGCGTGGCTTGATCCAAGAGGTTAATTTCAGCCATGACCAAGCTTTCTTGTTAGATGAGGAAGTGCGCAAGTTACACCCTAAAAACCGTTTTCTTGACACAGGATTCTATGATTACGATCCTGATATGGTTAAATAG
- the rpiA gene encoding ribose-5-phosphate isomerase RpiA yields the protein MENLKKMAGIKAAEFVKDGMVVGLGTGSTAYYFVEEIGRRIKEEGLQITAVTTSSVTSKQAEGLNIPLKSIDQVDFVDVTVDGADEVDSQFNGIKGGGGALLMEKVVATPSKEYIWVVDESKLVEKLGAFKLPVEVVQYGAEQVFRRFERAGYKPSFREKDGQRFVTDMQNFIIDLALDVIEDPITFGQELDHIVGVVEHGLFNQMVDRVIVAGRDGVQILTSTKAR from the coding sequence GTGGAGAATCTGAAAAAGATGGCAGGTATCAAGGCTGCTGAGTTTGTCAAGGATGGTATGGTAGTCGGACTTGGAACGGGCTCTACTGCCTACTATTTCGTAGAAGAAATCGGTCGTCGCATTAAGGAAGAAGGTTTGCAGATTACTGCTGTAACGACTTCCAGTGTGACCAGTAAGCAGGCTGAAGGTCTTAACATCCCGCTCAAGTCGATTGATCAAGTGGACTTTGTCGATGTGACAGTCGATGGAGCGGATGAAGTAGATAGCCAGTTTAACGGGATCAAAGGCGGTGGTGGTGCCCTTCTGATGGAGAAGGTTGTCGCAACGCCCTCAAAAGAATACATTTGGGTGGTGGATGAAAGCAAACTGGTAGAGAAACTAGGTGCTTTTAAATTGCCTGTAGAAGTGGTTCAGTATGGTGCAGAACAGGTCTTTCGTCGGTTTGAGCGAGCTGGCTACAAACCAAGTTTCCGCGAAAAAGACGGTCAGCGTTTTGTGACCGATATGCAGAACTTTATCATTGACCTAGCCTTGGATGTCATTGAAGATCCGATTACTTTCGGACAAGAATTGGACCATATCGTTGGTGTTGTAGAGCACGGATTATTCAACCAAATGGTGGATAGGGTCATCGTTGCTGGACGAGACGGGGTTCAGATTTTAACTTCAACAAAAGCAAGATAA
- a CDS encoding ABC transporter permease, with amino-acid sequence MYLAIKEILRNKLRYSLILTTIFLIAFMVFFMTSLALGLVRNNRAAIDNWQATGVVLSDYANDNLTASFIPEKDYKDKSSEEAAPLGYMFAVTNLVDDSEKVNVSIFAQDWDSFISPSLTEGRYPEGDDEVIVDQSFENYGIKLGDAIQLNGSEASYKIVGLTQGNKFFTEPVVFTSLTTYWTLQGTLKANRSISALVLKNDIEVSGDGLKQISIPKMISKIPGYTPQVNVFSGMILAMIIITGLIVGIFVYIITIQKLGLYGIMRAQGIQIKTIVWSLFCQIFLLAGMGIALALLAIGGVISVLPATFFFYPSWIAYSVLSLVISLMALLGGVISLPRLLKVDPITAIAE; translated from the coding sequence ATGTATCTTGCTATCAAAGAAATATTACGAAACAAACTTCGATATAGTTTGATTCTAACTACCATTTTTCTTATCGCTTTTATGGTCTTTTTTATGACCAGTCTAGCTCTTGGTCTTGTGCGCAACAACCGGGCCGCTATTGATAATTGGCAAGCTACGGGTGTGGTTTTATCTGACTACGCAAATGATAATTTGACGGCATCTTTTATTCCTGAAAAGGACTACAAGGATAAGAGTTCTGAAGAGGCTGCTCCATTGGGCTATATGTTCGCTGTGACCAATCTAGTCGATGATAGTGAAAAGGTCAATGTTTCCATTTTTGCTCAAGACTGGGACTCTTTTATCTCTCCTAGTTTGACGGAGGGTCGTTACCCTGAAGGTGATGATGAGGTTATCGTGGATCAGTCCTTTGAAAATTATGGAATTAAGCTAGGTGATGCCATTCAGCTCAATGGAAGCGAGGCAAGTTACAAGATTGTAGGCCTGACCCAAGGAAATAAATTTTTCACCGAACCTGTTGTCTTTACGAGTCTGACAACTTATTGGACCTTACAAGGAACCTTGAAAGCCAATCGTTCCATCTCTGCCTTAGTTTTGAAAAATGACATAGAAGTGTCTGGCGATGGACTGAAACAGATTTCCATTCCAAAAATGATATCGAAAATTCCTGGTTACACGCCTCAGGTGAATGTATTTTCGGGAATGATTCTCGCTATGATTATTATCACGGGCTTGATTGTGGGTATTTTTGTTTATATCATTACCATCCAAAAACTAGGTCTTTATGGAATAATGCGAGCCCAAGGGATACAGATTAAAACCATTGTATGGTCTCTGTTCTGTCAAATCTTCCTCCTAGCTGGTATGGGGATTGCTTTAGCCTTGCTGGCAATCGGAGGAGTGATTTCAGTCTTACCAGCTACCTTCTTTTTCTATCCAAGTTGGATAGCCTACTCGGTCCTAAGTTTGGTAATTTCCTTGATGGCCCTTCTAGGTGGTGTCATTTCACTTCCACGCTTGCTAAAGGTGGACCCGATTACTGCGATTGCAGAGTGA
- a CDS encoding NAD-dependent protein deacylase: MDKIELLQDLIDKSHRIVFFGGAGVSTESSIPDFRSSDGVYSHQLGRHFTAEQLVSRTMFERYPEDFFDFYKKYLIYPEAKPNAAHYYLAALEKTGKLKAVVTQNIDSLHEMAGSQKVFKLHGSADRNYCLGCQRFYDLTAFLALEGPVPHCLDCGKVVKPDVTLYEESLDMDVFSQAAQAIRQADLLIIGGTSLVVYPAASLVNYFSGTNLVVINKTSIPQDSQATLVIEGKIGEVFSKLRQ, from the coding sequence ATGGATAAAATAGAACTATTACAAGACTTGATTGATAAAAGCCACAGAATAGTCTTTTTCGGAGGAGCTGGAGTGTCAACCGAGTCTAGTATCCCAGATTTTCGTAGTTCAGATGGTGTTTATAGTCATCAGTTAGGCCGTCATTTTACGGCAGAGCAACTCGTTTCTCGGACCATGTTTGAGCGCTATCCAGAAGATTTTTTTGACTTCTATAAAAAATACCTGATTTACCCAGAAGCCAAGCCTAATGCTGCTCATTACTACCTAGCTGCTTTGGAAAAAACTGGCAAGCTAAAGGCTGTTGTGACACAAAATATCGATAGTCTTCATGAAATGGCTGGCTCCCAAAAAGTCTTTAAATTGCATGGGAGTGCGGACCGTAATTACTGCCTAGGTTGTCAACGTTTCTATGACTTAACTGCTTTTCTGGCCCTTGAGGGACCTGTTCCCCACTGCTTAGACTGTGGCAAGGTGGTCAAGCCTGACGTGACCTTGTATGAAGAATCACTTGACATGGATGTTTTTAGCCAGGCTGCACAAGCTATTCGGCAGGCAGACTTGCTGATTATCGGTGGGACTTCTTTGGTTGTTTATCCTGCTGCTAGCCTAGTAAACTATTTTTCTGGGACAAATCTGGTCGTTATCAATAAAACCAGTATTCCACAAGACAGCCAAGCTACATTGGTCATTGAAGGCAAGATTGGGGAAGTCTTTTCGAAATTGAGACAATAA
- a CDS encoding DUF1697 domain-containing protein has translation MMRHALLVRGINVGGKNKVVMAQLRQELTELGLEKVETYINSGNIFFTSTAPKARLVEKLEAFFEIHYPFIQSFSLLCQEDYEEELKNLPDWWTKDLARKDVLFYTEGLDVAQVIEKVESLELKDEVVQFGRLGIFWGKFSEESYYATAYHKYLLKMPFYRHITIRNAKTFDKIGQMLKNNKGDTE, from the coding sequence ATGATGCGACACGCTTTACTGGTAAGGGGCATTAATGTAGGTGGGAAAAATAAAGTTGTCATGGCGCAACTTCGTCAAGAACTGACAGAGTTGGGACTGGAAAAGGTTGAAACCTACATCAACAGTGGCAACATTTTCTTTACTTCTACAGCTCCCAAAGCCCGATTGGTTGAAAAGTTAGAGGCTTTCTTTGAAATCCATTATCCATTTATTCAGAGCTTTTCCTTGCTGTGTCAGGAAGATTATGAAGAAGAGCTGAAGAATCTGCCAGATTGGTGGACCAAAGATTTGGCACGAAAGGATGTCCTCTTTTACACTGAGGGCTTGGATGTGGCTCAAGTCATTGAGAAAGTTGAAAGTTTAGAACTGAAAGATGAAGTGGTTCAGTTTGGAAGACTTGGGATTTTCTGGGGGAAATTCTCTGAAGAATCTTACTATGCAACTGCCTATCATAAGTACTTGCTCAAGATGCCTTTTTATCGCCACATCACCATTCGCAATGCAAAAACCTTTGACAAAATCGGTCAAATGCTAAAAAATAATAAAGGAGACACAGAATGA